The following coding sequences are from one Ignavibacteriota bacterium window:
- a CDS encoding HipA domain-containing protein, with protein MSGVQIPYCPGTLAEGFSTYSPGCLRNLFHGKKVSHVLPYDAPEQNEEVAEQFRDNRKRISISGVQEKLSFILEKNVLRLTNEGEQGTYILKPIPRDLKNVTQVPANEHLTMQIAKQVYGITTAENAMIFFKDGTHAYITKRFDVDDNGRKRGKEDFASLAGKTKDNAGANFKYEFSYEEIGFLIQQYVPAWRVEIEKFFLLVVFNYLFSNGDAHLKNISLLESSKGDYLLSPAYDVINTRLHVDDSDFALSKGLFADAKRYRGKSGHPSKADFIEFGKRIGVTEGRIEKLLIPFLEEQRMVVTLTNRSFLDEPSKRGYLLMYRTKRNYLNTENG; from the coding sequence ATGAGCGGAGTGCAGATACCATATTGTCCCGGAACATTGGCAGAAGGATTTTCTACCTACAGTCCGGGTTGTTTGCGGAATCTCTTTCATGGGAAGAAAGTAAGCCATGTATTGCCCTACGACGCGCCGGAACAAAACGAAGAGGTGGCTGAGCAGTTCAGAGATAATCGTAAACGCATCTCTATCTCAGGCGTTCAGGAAAAGTTGAGTTTCATCTTAGAGAAAAATGTGTTGCGGTTGACGAACGAAGGCGAACAAGGAACATACATCCTGAAACCGATTCCGAGAGATTTGAAGAATGTTACTCAGGTCCCGGCAAACGAACATCTGACCATGCAAATCGCAAAGCAAGTGTATGGAATAACCACCGCTGAAAATGCTATGATATTTTTCAAAGATGGCACACACGCTTACATCACCAAGCGGTTTGATGTGGATGATAATGGAAGAAAACGAGGGAAAGAAGATTTTGCCTCGCTTGCTGGAAAAACGAAAGATAATGCAGGCGCGAATTTCAAGTATGAGTTCAGTTACGAAGAGATTGGATTCCTGATACAACAATACGTCCCTGCGTGGCGCGTGGAAATAGAAAAATTTTTCTTGTTAGTAGTGTTCAACTATTTGTTCTCGAACGGAGATGCACACTTGAAAAACATTTCGCTTCTCGAATCCTCGAAAGGTGATTACCTTCTCAGCCCTGCGTATGATGTAATCAATACAAGACTGCATGTGGACGATTCTGATTTTGCTTTGAGTAAAGGATTGTTTGCCGATGCAAAACGTTACCGAGGTAAGAGCGGACATCCATCCAAAGCGGATTTTATTGAATTCGGAAAACGTATTGGAGTAACAGAAGGCAGGATTGAAAAATTGTTAATTCCTTTCTTGGAGGAACAACGCATGGTTGTAACGCTGACAAATCGTTCCTTTTTGGATGAACCAAGCAAACGTGGATATTTGTTGATGTATCGAACGAAAAGGAATTATTTGAATACAGAGAACGGATAA
- a CDS encoding HipA N-terminal domain-containing protein, with protein sequence MRQANVYRNGIFAGILAEDDRHHFVFRYDDAYFNDNSKPAISVTLPKTQQEYRSEILFPYFFNMLSEGVNRKLQCTHLKIDEEDNFGLLMATAQYDTIGAVTVKPIAMQ encoded by the coding sequence ATGAGACAGGCAAACGTATATCGCAACGGAATATTTGCAGGTATTCTGGCGGAGGACGACCGGCATCATTTTGTTTTCCGCTATGATGATGCCTACTTCAACGACAACAGCAAACCGGCAATCAGTGTAACGCTTCCAAAGACTCAACAGGAATACCGGAGCGAAATTTTGTTTCCGTATTTCTTCAACATGTTGAGCGAGGGGGTGAACAGGAAATTGCAATGTACACATCTGAAAATTGATGAAGAAGATAATTTTGGTCTGCTGATGGCAACGGCACAATACGATACAATCGGAGCCGTTACGGTAAAACCGATTGCGATGCAATGA
- a CDS encoding helix-turn-helix transcriptional regulator, translating into MLAKYIGETIKRRRKELGITQPHLAELANISTNTLYKLERGQGNPSLDVLNKLAEVLGMELKLEVMNLPAGKAGKL; encoded by the coding sequence ATGTTAGCCAAATATATCGGTGAAACGATAAAGCGCCGGAGAAAAGAACTTGGAATCACTCAGCCGCATCTTGCAGAGTTAGCCAACATCAGCACGAACACGTTGTATAAATTGGAGAGAGGTCAGGGCAATCCTTCGTTAGATGTCTTGAACAAATTAGCAGAAGTGCTCGGCATGGAATTGAAACTTGAAGTCATGAATCTGCCTGCGGGGAAAGCGGGAAAACTGTAA
- a CDS encoding T9SS type A sorting domain-containing protein yields the protein MKKILSIICFFVFTWLPSNGQEWEWQYPKPQGNWLNSVWVFDSNNVVTVGGNGTVLKTTDKGVTWRILYQIDSASANLTSLQFINRCVGWCVGGKSLFQTSDGGQTWFRHTNNFGINLSSVFFIDDIHGWVSGENTVWRTINGGVTWDSSIISDYYTISSIYFVNERLGWVALQTKVYKTTNGGSTWFLSLSSNDDYDYSVFFADSLHGWVGGKRGQWFAAHLLTTDGGTSWIDRSWDEVIYDRLQSIQFVNSMHGWAMASNYLYESVDGGWTWDSVASIGSLSSLHVTRDGSHLWAVGGQGFITSSTNGGIEWNNISSHAGSSFDVKFCNPLVGWAVGGGILKTTNGGKEWFPQYQPGGTLHSLFVLDTLTAWCVGEEWSVVYHTTDGGEQWTKQYAPQNFRGWYKVFFLNKNLGWLAGRFGSYAKTTDGGNQWIAINSGTPDDLGSVFFLDSLNGWLVGNGGSIMKSTDGGMTWTEVSTVAFPHQLSDISFTSNQIGWVSGTSTLLKTTNGGVSWFDINSLHITSWQHKFLSDDVGWAVGPQGIIATVDGGKKWQFLPNSPSGYGVDIFDSVSIWVACGAGILHTPASSVIQPPYVQCFIPGRGVLFSTGWNLISLPLETSERNPSIVFPNISSKAYRYNKGYQITDTLEIGKGYWVKSQDERFHFLHGDSMESVMVELSQGWNLIGGITQQINVSNVIQDSADLIISPFYEYTSGTYQLSNVLSPGKGYWIKTQRNGSITLASDTGSILLQSLVRYLPINPLSFHELPPSPPWQIEDFPSPPEITVALRLEQSYPNPFNSLTEIKYTLAKEMYVTLKVYNVLGEEIITLVEGVVSAGDKHVQWDASHVPSGIYFYKLTSGISFDVKKAVILK from the coding sequence ATGAAAAAGATTCTAAGCATCATATGTTTCTTTGTTTTTACTTGGTTGCCTTCTAACGGACAAGAATGGGAATGGCAGTATCCAAAACCGCAGGGAAATTGGCTCAACAGTGTTTGGGTTTTCGATTCAAATAATGTAGTAACTGTAGGAGGGAACGGAACGGTATTGAAAACCACGGATAAAGGAGTAACTTGGAGAATTCTTTACCAAATAGATAGTGCTTCTGCTAACCTAACATCGCTTCAATTCATTAATCGGTGTGTAGGATGGTGCGTAGGAGGTAAGTCATTATTCCAAACATCAGATGGAGGACAAACATGGTTTCGCCATACAAATAATTTCGGCATTAATCTATCCTCTGTGTTTTTTATTGATGATATTCACGGATGGGTGTCAGGAGAAAATACCGTATGGCGCACTATAAATGGTGGTGTGACATGGGATTCGAGTATAATTTCAGATTATTACACTATCTCGTCAATCTACTTTGTTAACGAACGATTGGGATGGGTGGCATTACAGACAAAAGTTTATAAAACAACCAATGGAGGTTCTACATGGTTTCTCTCATTGAGTAGTAACGATGATTATGATTATTCCGTGTTCTTTGCTGACAGTTTGCATGGATGGGTAGGTGGTAAACGAGGGCAATGGTTTGCTGCTCATTTATTAACCACTGATGGTGGTACAAGCTGGATTGATCGTTCATGGGATGAGGTTATCTATGATCGTCTTCAGTCAATACAATTTGTTAATTCTATGCATGGATGGGCAATGGCGTCGAATTATCTCTATGAATCTGTTGATGGTGGTTGGACGTGGGATTCTGTGGCTTCGATCGGTTCACTGAGTTCCCTCCATGTCACACGGGATGGATCTCATCTATGGGCAGTGGGTGGCCAAGGGTTTATTACCTCCTCAACAAATGGTGGTATCGAGTGGAACAATATTTCAAGTCATGCTGGTAGTTCGTTCGATGTAAAATTTTGTAATCCGTTAGTTGGGTGGGCGGTTGGTGGTGGGATACTGAAAACAACTAATGGTGGAAAAGAATGGTTTCCACAATATCAACCCGGCGGTACATTACATTCACTCTTTGTCCTTGATACACTTACTGCATGGTGTGTTGGTGAAGAATGGTCTGTGGTTTATCATACGACTGATGGGGGCGAACAATGGACAAAACAGTATGCTCCACAAAATTTTCGTGGCTGGTACAAGGTCTTTTTTCTTAATAAGAATCTTGGTTGGCTCGCTGGAAGATTTGGTTCGTATGCAAAAACAACCGATGGAGGAAATCAATGGATAGCGATTAATTCAGGAACCCCGGATGATTTAGGCTCGGTTTTTTTTCTTGATTCTTTGAATGGGTGGCTGGTAGGAAATGGAGGAAGTATTATGAAATCAACTGACGGCGGAATGACATGGACTGAAGTATCTACGGTCGCTTTTCCGCATCAGTTGTCAGATATCTCCTTTACATCAAATCAAATTGGATGGGTTTCAGGAACAAGTACTCTCTTGAAAACGACTAATGGTGGAGTAAGTTGGTTTGACATCAATTCACTTCACATTACATCTTGGCAACATAAATTTCTCAGTGATGATGTCGGTTGGGCTGTTGGTCCGCAAGGTATTATTGCTACTGTTGACGGTGGAAAAAAATGGCAGTTTCTTCCGAATTCACCAAGCGGCTATGGCGTTGATATTTTCGATAGTGTTTCTATCTGGGTTGCTTGTGGTGCAGGCATTCTTCATACACCTGCGTCATCAGTAATCCAACCGCCCTATGTACAATGTTTCATACCCGGTCGCGGAGTACTTTTTTCAACAGGATGGAATTTGATATCGTTACCATTGGAAACCTCTGAAAGAAACCCGTCAATTGTTTTTCCTAATATCTCATCAAAAGCATATCGGTACAATAAGGGTTACCAAATAACGGACACGCTGGAAATTGGAAAAGGGTATTGGGTAAAATCACAGGATGAACGTTTTCATTTTTTACACGGAGATAGTATGGAATCTGTTATGGTAGAGTTGTCCCAAGGATGGAATCTGATAGGAGGAATTACACAACAGATAAATGTCAGTAATGTAATTCAAGATTCGGCTGACCTTATCATATCTCCATTTTATGAATACACGTCTGGCACGTATCAACTATCGAACGTACTTTCTCCAGGAAAAGGTTATTGGATAAAGACTCAAAGAAATGGATCTATCACGCTCGCTTCTGATACAGGTTCGATCTTACTACAATCATTGGTCCGTTATCTTCCGATTAATCCGCTGAGTTTTCATGAATTACCCCCATCACCACCATGGCAAATAGAAGATTTTCCTTCACCGCCTGAGATTACAGTTGCATTAAGGCTTGAGCAAAGTTACCCCAATCCATTCAACTCTTTGACAGAAATTAAATACACTCTTGCTAAAGAAATGTATGTTACGTTGAAGGTGTATAATGTATTGGGAGAAGAAATCATTACTCTCGTTGAGGGAGTAGTAAGTGCAGGAGATAAGCATGTACAATGGGATGCATCTCATGTTCCAAGCGGGATCTATTTTTACAAACTCACATCAGGTATATCTTTTGATGTAAAAAAGGCAGTTATCTTGAAATAG
- a CDS encoding ATP-dependent 6-phosphofructokinase: MPKTLKRVGILTGGGDCPGLNAVIRSIAKPAMSFFNAKVIGIVDGFEGFVEGKMRELTKLDILGIVNLGGTILGTSNKGDPFHYPVEGPKGITTLDYSEHALINYQKWELDALFAIGGDGTMNIAYKFSKMGMNIIGVPKTIDNDLEATDVTFGYDSALSIATEAIDRLHTTASAHHRVMVIEVMGRYAGWIALGAGLAGGADIILIPEIPFKWDSIFETVLKRSKGARFSIVCVAEGAKPEDGQIVVKEHDTKRTDPLRLGGIGDLVARKITEHTGLETRTTVLGHLQRGGSPTAYDRILATKFGSMALQAASEGKFGQMVSLRGRDVELVKLEDAISRQRLVPLDSQLILTARAVGTSFGD; encoded by the coding sequence ATGCCCAAAACATTGAAACGAGTCGGAATTCTCACCGGTGGCGGAGACTGCCCCGGACTCAACGCCGTCATCCGAAGCATCGCCAAACCGGCGATGTCGTTCTTCAATGCAAAAGTCATCGGTATCGTGGATGGCTTCGAAGGATTTGTCGAAGGAAAAATGCGTGAGTTGACAAAACTCGACATTCTCGGAATTGTCAATCTCGGCGGAACAATTCTCGGCACATCGAACAAAGGCGACCCGTTCCACTATCCCGTCGAAGGACCGAAAGGAATTACCACGCTCGATTACTCGGAACACGCGCTCATCAATTATCAGAAATGGGAACTCGATGCGCTCTTTGCCATCGGCGGCGACGGGACGATGAACATCGCATACAAATTTTCCAAGATGGGAATGAACATCATCGGCGTTCCGAAAACAATTGATAACGACCTCGAAGCAACCGACGTAACGTTCGGGTACGATTCCGCTCTTTCGATTGCTACGGAAGCGATTGACCGTCTCCACACTACCGCGTCTGCGCATCACCGCGTCATGGTGATTGAAGTGATGGGACGCTACGCAGGATGGATTGCACTCGGCGCAGGACTTGCCGGCGGCGCGGATATTATCCTCATTCCTGAAATTCCATTCAAGTGGGATTCGATTTTTGAAACGGTTCTCAAGCGAAGTAAAGGCGCGCGGTTCAGCATCGTGTGCGTTGCGGAAGGTGCGAAACCGGAAGACGGCCAGATTGTCGTCAAAGAACATGATACAAAGCGAACCGACCCGTTGCGTCTCGGCGGTATCGGCGACCTTGTTGCACGGAAAATCACCGAACATACCGGATTGGAAACACGCACGACTGTGCTTGGTCACTTACAGCGCGGCGGAAGTCCGACAGCATACGATAGAATTCTCGCCACGAAATTCGGTTCGATGGCGTTGCAAGCGGCATCGGAAGGAAAATTCGGACAGATGGTCAGTCTGCGCGGGCGCGATGTTGAATTAGTGAAACTCGAAGATGCCATTAGTCGTCAGCGACTTGTGCCGTTGGATTCGCAGTTGATATTGACAGCGAGAGCGGTGGGAACGAGTTTTGGTGATTAA
- a CDS encoding N-acetylmuramoyl-L-alanine amidase — MSQFVQAQENPSLVQTEEVTLIPGGNILPSGFASEILFEAINIPMNNVEPFLSMAIVWEMNNIEQDEVTLFIRSHDGVKWSEWQIVHRDEDVVSSTENLSSALLFLGKETQSIQCKLRFTIPVSNGSSTIKSLKFTFINPGTTPQPIKQTNSSHRTFNVVPSFLSRTDWSCPEGQSSPRWSPLQTNVTHLIVHHTADSNNHSDWAAVVRSIWVYHANTLGWGDIGYNWLIDPNGVLYQGRAWYGDSISNIRGGHFCGIAPDPNGINNNEQTMGVSLLGTFTSIAPTDTALEILRNVLAWKAYERTIAPLDTSFHSPTGLTIPNISGHRVGCSTECPGESLYTRLSSLRIAVDSVIKTFPVTLTREANAGWNMFSFPVELNDESTIDIPAGTSSLTRYNCNGGYFVEDTLKSGKGYWMKLPSEGTVSVSGMPMRSDTLEVNCDWNFIGTLSEPISVGSVQTIPDGILTSSFFGYAQGTGYFAADTLMPFQAYWIKVNQPGKIVLFAWPPSSR; from the coding sequence TTGTCTCAATTCGTTCAAGCACAGGAAAATCCTAGCTTAGTACAAACAGAAGAAGTGACGTTAATTCCGGGTGGAAACATTCTGCCATCCGGGTTTGCTTCGGAAATACTGTTTGAAGCAATCAACATTCCTATGAACAACGTTGAGCCGTTCTTGTCCATGGCAATAGTGTGGGAGATGAATAACATCGAACAAGACGAAGTAACGCTTTTCATTCGCTCCCACGACGGAGTGAAATGGAGCGAATGGCAAATAGTTCACCGCGATGAAGACGTTGTGTCCTCGACCGAAAATCTTTCGAGTGCATTGCTGTTTCTGGGAAAAGAGACACAGTCAATTCAATGTAAACTTCGTTTCACCATCCCCGTTTCCAATGGTTCATCAACGATAAAAAGTTTGAAGTTCACGTTCATCAACCCGGGAACAACGCCTCAACCAATCAAGCAAACGAATTCTTCACATCGCACTTTCAACGTCGTTCCTTCATTTCTTTCCCGCACTGATTGGTCATGTCCCGAAGGGCAATCATCTCCGCGATGGTCTCCGTTGCAAACTAATGTTACGCATCTCATTGTTCATCATACGGCAGATTCAAATAATCATTCTGATTGGGCGGCAGTTGTCCGTTCGATTTGGGTGTATCATGCAAACACGCTCGGCTGGGGCGACATCGGATACAACTGGTTGATTGACCCGAACGGCGTATTATATCAAGGACGAGCATGGTATGGCGATTCGATTTCAAATATTCGGGGCGGACATTTCTGCGGCATCGCTCCCGACCCGAACGGCATTAACAATAACGAGCAGACGATGGGTGTTTCGCTACTCGGAACGTTTACATCTATCGCACCGACCGATACTGCGTTGGAAATATTACGAAACGTTCTTGCATGGAAAGCATACGAGAGAACAATTGCGCCGTTGGATACTTCGTTTCATTCACCAACCGGGTTGACTATTCCGAACATCAGCGGGCATCGAGTTGGATGCTCGACAGAGTGTCCGGGCGAGAGTCTGTATACGCGGCTTTCTTCTCTTCGCATCGCAGTTGATTCTGTCATAAAAACGTTTCCTGTAACTCTCACCCGAGAAGCAAACGCAGGATGGAATATGTTTTCTTTTCCCGTAGAGTTGAATGATGAAAGCACGATTGATATTCCTGCCGGAACATCTTCCCTTACAAGATATAATTGCAACGGTGGATATTTCGTCGAAGACACTTTGAAATCGGGTAAAGGATATTGGATGAAACTTCCATCGGAAGGAACGGTAAGCGTTTCTGGAATGCCGATGAGAAGTGATACTCTTGAAGTCAACTGCGATTGGAATTTTATCGGGACACTTTCCGAACCAATCTCTGTCGGTTCTGTGCAAACAATCCCCGATGGAATTCTTACTTCTTCTTTTTTCGGATACGCACAGGGAACCGGTTACTTCGCGGCAGATACACTTATGCCGTTTCAGGCATATTGGATAAAAGTGAATCAGCCTGGAAAAATCGTTCTCTTTGCATGGCCTCCCTCTTCGCGTTGA